A DNA window from Macrobrachium rosenbergii isolate ZJJX-2024 chromosome 41, ASM4041242v1, whole genome shotgun sequence contains the following coding sequences:
- the LOC136826966 gene encoding peroxisomal succinyl-coenzyme A thioesterase-like isoform X1 has product MISNALPCVVHMRLLPTARLLTKKYRLNRNSRGLATTAHLGNNHKQNGDVWVEANPRVCLHDVHTELKAGGLKPNSPVTLRADLIDEHGKHFCSHAHYISDSSGRVDLTLQESVGGSYTGIFPAGLLTTLKPAPNEFSFLRLCKRNPETPWKIDISLTDCHKTLQEESNALSTVCLERHFITPDVQRIPIRKGRVRGTLFLPGGKGPYPGVLDMFGAVGGLLEFRSALLASRGIASLALAYFGFEDLPKSTDHFELDYFEEAIDVLLSQENVVKDRCGIVAVSKSTDISFALATWLSQVKAVVCISGTPIPLDSAISYRGKTLVEGVKMGFEHLMIDEEGRIYPKRDLYLEHFTPLHPQFIPVEKADDGTHFLAVAGDDDGWSTDILTLGIKQRLDMFGKTNYEVVIYPGAGHLIEPPYGPLTYQSYHRYLPVTDEEGVEKLIGQRILWGGNAEDTCKAQEDLWLRMRKFITRHVRDESPWYQRHIQQNIFLLCPLHS; this is encoded by the exons ATGATCAGCAATGCTTTGCCGTGTGTAGTCCACATGAGGTTACTGCCAACCGCACGATTACTAACGAAGAAATACCGACTAAACCGGAATAGCAGAGGTTTAGCAACGACGGCGCATCTCGGGAACAACCACAAACAAAATGGGGATGTCTGGGTGGAAGCCAACCCTCGAGTCTGCCTCCACGATGTTCATACGGAGTTGAAAGCTGGAGGTCTGAAGCCCAACTCGCCTGTCACCCTACGTGCTGACCTCATTGACGAGCACGGGAAGCAC TTCTGCTCTCATGCCCACTACATCTCGGATTCAAGTGGGCGAGTTGATCTTACTCTGCAAGAGTCAGTGGGAGGATCATACACAGGAATATTCCCTGCTGGGCTTCTTACAACCCTGAAACCAGCaccaaatgaattttcttttctcagaCTATGCAAGAGGAACCCTGAAACACCTTGGAAG ATAGACATCAGCCTAACAGACTGTCACAAGACATTGCAAGAAGAATCCAATGCTCTTTCAACAGTGTGCCTTGAAAGGCACTTTATTACACCAGATGTACAAAGAATACCTATACGGAAGGGAAGAGTTCGAGGTACTTTGTTTCTACCAGGAGGAAAGGGTCCTTACCCTGGAGTCTTGGATATGTTTGGGGCTGTAGGAGGACTCCTGGAATTCAGATCTG CACTGCTGGCATCAAGAGGGATTGCTTCACTGGCTTTGGCATATTTTGGATTTGAAGACCTTCCTAAGAGTACAGATCACTTCGAACTAGATTACTTTGAAGAGGCGATAGACGTGCTGTTATCTCAAGAAAATGTTGTAAAGGACAGATGTGGGATTGTAGCGGTTAGTAAATCAACAGACATTTCATTTGCTCTAGCCACGTGGCTGTCTCAAGTGAAAGCAGTGGTATGCATCAGTGGAACTCCTATACCACTGGACTCTGCAATATCTTACAGAGGAAAGACTTTAGTGGAAGGAGTGAAAATGGGttttgaacatttgatgattgatgaAGAAGGACGAATTTACCCTAAAAGAGATCTCTACCTAGAGCACTTCACTCCACTTCACCCACAATTCATCCCAGTTGAAAAGGCTGACGATGGAACACATTTTCTAGCAGTTGCAGGTGATGACGATGGATGGTCCACAGACATCCTTACACTGGGTATCAAGCAACGATTAGACATGTTCGGCAAGACCAACTACGAAGTCGTGATTTATCCAGGTGCTGGGCATTTGATTGAACCTCCATATGGACCTTTAACCTACCAGTCGTACCACCGGTACCTGCCTGTTACTGATGAAGAGGGTGTGGAAAAGTTGATTGGACAACGTATCCTGTGGGGAGGTAACGCAGAAGACACGTGCAAAGCACAAGAAGATTTATGGCTTCGCATGAGGAAGTTCATCACCAGGCATGTTCGGGATGAAAGCCCTTGGTACCAGAGGCATATCCAGCAAAACA ttttcctcTTGTGCCCACTTCACAGCTGA
- the LOC136826966 gene encoding bile acid-CoA:amino acid N-acyltransferase-like isoform X2, with the protein MISNALPCVVHMRLLPTARLLTKKYRLNRNSRGLATTAHLGNNHKQNGDVWVEANPRVCLHDVHTELKAGGLKPNSPVTLRADLIDEHGKHFSSCAHFTADNDGRVDLEKAASVGGSYQGVFPAGLLTTLSTLPTGKKYYRLFRRNPLTPWKITVSVNDGYADPSAEPETTLASVELERHLTAPGVQRVEVRHGRVRGALYLPPGPGPFPGVIDIFGFIGGLFEFRSAMLATRGIASLALAVFNYDDLPVTPQEIHFEYFEEAMQFLMSQPRVIPDRCGVVCNSKSGDIGYSMAVLFEQVKAVIGVNALTFPFYTQYYYRGKPIMKGITVEKDVLVTDNDGLTYTKFKSYFNNNTNEHFIPVEEADEDTHFMVVCGEDDPCDFKDSIPPFEERMRNANKTNYETVLYKGVGHLVHPPYDPLCYASLQPYLPIMGDKQVKGLTFKWGGRPLETCVAQVDLWQRMQAFFKRNVREKSAWYQAYLQNSGNHTK; encoded by the exons ATGATCAGCAATGCTTTGCCGTGTGTAGTCCACATGAGGTTACTGCCAACCGCACGATTACTAACGAAGAAATACCGACTAAACCGGAATAGCAGAGGTTTAGCAACGACGGCGCATCTCGGGAACAACCACAAACAAAATGGGGATGTCTGGGTGGAAGCCAACCCTCGAGTCTGCCTCCACGATGTTCATACGGAGTTGAAAGCTGGAGGTCTGAAGCCCAACTCGCCTGTCACCCTACGTGCTGACCTCATTGACGAGCACGGGAAGCAC ttttcctcTTGTGCCCACTTCACAGCTGACAATGACGGAAGGGTGGATCTCGAAAAGGCTGCCTCTGTTGGAGGATCTTACCAAGGGGTCTTTCCAGCAGGCCTACTGACCACCCTCTCAACTTTGCCGACTGGGAAAAAGTATTACAGGCTCTTTCGCCGCAATCCACTAACACCGTGGAAA ATTACAGTAAGTGTCAATGATGGTTATGCAGATCCGTCAGCAGAGCCAGAAACCACTTTAGCAAGTGTAGAATTGGAGCGACACTTGACGGCCCCAGGAGTACAACGTGTAGAAGTGAGGCATGGAAGAGTGAGAGGTGCTCTCTACCTACCACCAGGTCCTGGACCCTTCCCAGGAGTCATTGACATATTTGGATTTATTGGAGGGCTCTTCGAATTTCGTTCAG caatgTTAGCGACAAGAGGTATCGCCAGTCTGGCACTTGCAGTATTTAACTATGATGATCTACCAGTAACTCCACAAGAGATTCACTTCGAATATTTCGAGGAAGCTATGCAATTCCTGATGAGCCAGCCGCGAGTAATTCCAGACAGATGTGGCGTCGTGTGCAACAGTAAATCTGGAGACATTGGCTACAGCATGGCCGTTCTCTTCGAACAAGTGAAGGCAGTTATAGGAGTTAATGCACTTACATTCCCATTTTACACTCAGTATTACTACAGAGGAAAGCCAATTATGAAGGGCATCACTGTGGAGAAAGATGTGTTGGTGACTGACAATGACGGCTTGACTTACACTAAGTTCAAGTcgtatttcaataataatactaacgaACACTTCATTCCAGTGGAGGAGGCTGACGAAGACACTCATTTCATGGTGGTGTGTGGAGAAGATGATCCCTGTGACTTCAAGGACAGCATTCCCCCTTTTGAAGAGCGAATGCGGAATGCAAACAAAACCAATTACGAGACTGTTTTATACAAGGGTGTGGGCCACCTAGTGCATCCCCCCTACGACCCGTTGTGTTACGCCAGTCTGCAGCCTTATTTACCCATTATGGGAGATAAACAAGTTAAGGGATTGACATTCAAGTGGGGAGGAAGGCCACTGGAAACATGTGTGGCCCAGGTCGATCTATGGCAACGGATGCAGGCATTTTTCAAGAGGAACGTGCGCGAGAAAAGCGCCTGGTATCAAGCTTATTTACAAAACTCTGGCAATCATACAAAGTAG